CGCCCAATCCGGCTCCCATCGGCACCTGTTTCTCCAGTTGAAACTCGAAATAAACCGCCTGCCCGCAACGGGCCCGAAACGCTTGAGCGGCCTGAATAATTAGGTTCTGCTCTCCCGTCGGTACCAAGGGTTCGTTACAATTCAATTGGTCCTGAGGCCCCGTTATGAGGCGCACCTGTAAACTGTCGCCAAAGTCCAAGGCCACCACGACGGATGTAAGCGCATGAAAACCATCTCCACGCGGTCCATGGACCGAAAGCATGAGATTGATCTTTGCAGGCGACTTTAGGCTCACAGAATTCATCATAGTTGGCCGATTAAGAGCAGTCGATCTGCCAAGTGCCATGAAAATTTCCATTTTTGCACTTTGCCATTCTAGAAATTACTCCCCTAATCTGCCGCTATGTCTAAATCAGCGCCTTGCCAACTCATTTTAGCACTCGATCTCGAAACTCGCGAGGAGGCCCTCGCCATGCTCGATCGCCTGGGGGACTCACTGAAGTGGGTCAAGATCGGTCTCCAATTGTTCACCGCCTACGGCCCCGACTTTGTACGCGAAATCGCCGATCGTGGTTATAAGGTATTTCTGGACCTTAAACTACACGACATCCCCAATACCGTCGCCAAAGCGGTGCAAAGTATTGCAGCGCTACCAGTCGAGTTACTCACACTGCACGCCTGTGGCGGCGGCGAAATGCTGGAGTGGGCCAATCGGGCACGGGCCGACTATGCTCCGAATTTGAATCTGCTGGCAGTCACCGTGCTGACCTCTATGAACGAAGCGCAACTACGTGCGTTAAATGTAAACAATACGCCGGAAGAACAAGTGCTGCACTTGGCTGATATCACTCTCAAGTCTGGTGTCCAGGGCCTCGTTTGCTCTTCGCTGGAACTCGCACCGCTGCGCGCACGCTTCGGCAATGATCCAATCATCGTGACCCCCGGCATCCGTCCGGCTGGCAGCGCTGCCGACGAGCAAAAACGTATCATGACACCGGCCGCCGCAGCAGCCGCTGGCTCGAGTTATATTGTGGTGGGTCGACCAATCCTAAAGGCAAGTGATCCCGCTGCGGCAGCTCGCTCGATACAGGCCGACTTAGTTTAGACATTCACTGGCTGAGCCCAGCCGATCTACACACTCCGCGAATCCTATAAGCCCATGGTCACCGCAATACTTCTCGCCGCTGGCAGCGGCCATCGCATGCAAGGACAAGTTGAAGACAAGATCTTGACCCGTCTGAATGGCAAACCCGCCTTCTACTACAGCCTGCAGGCCTTTATGCAAGCTGGTGTGGTCGACGAGTATCTGGTGGTCTACCGGGACGAGGCGCAAAAGGCACAACTCACCGAAATCATCCAGCAATACGGGCTCCAACAGCTGAAAATTAATGGCGTTGCCGGTGGCCGTGAACGACAGGACTCAGTCATTCACGCGCTGAACGTCGTCAGCGATAAGTGCGAATATGTTTTTATTCACGATTGCGCTCGCCCTTGTGTCACCAGCCAGTCAATCAAGTCGCTGCATCAGACAGTCGTCAGAGACAAAGCCGCTTGCCTCGCCCATCCAGTCGTGGATACCATTAAACGTATTCCTCAGGCCAATGAAATTGAAAAGATCGAATTAGAGGACCTGGAGCGCAATCGACTTTGGGCGATGGAAACGCCGCAAGCCTTTCACTTTATAAGTATCCTCAAAGCCTATCAAAAGCTCTGCCAAGAAAAACTCAGTATCACCGATGACACCGCCGCCGCACAACTGGTCGGCCTAAAAACCACACTCGTGGCCAATGCCGTGCCCAACCCCAAGCTGACCACCCCCGGCGACATCGCCTACATCGAACACCTGCTCGCCTCGCACTCAATTCCCAACACCTAATTTCTAACTCCTAACTCCTAAAAAGTGCTCCTCTCATACCGCAATCTTACCGTTTCCTTTGGTGGCCCCAAGCTACTTGATAACGCAGGCCTCACGATCGACAAGCGCGAGCGCATCTGCTTGCTCGGGCGCAATGGCGAGGGCAAATCGACCCTGCTGCGCATCCTCAATTCGGAAATCGAGCAAGATCAGGGCGAAATCGAAGCCATCCCGGGCCTTCGCATTGGAAAGCTAGACCAGGAAGTGCCGGCCGCACTGGAGGGCACCGTTTTTGAAATTGTGGCACAAGGCCTCGGCGAGGCGGCTCAAACTATTGCGAAATATCACCATTTGCTACACGAAATTGGGGAGCACCCAGACGATGAAAGCATCGGCGAGCAACTGGATGAAGTGCAACACCAATTGGACCAAACCGATGGTTGGGCCATCGAGCACAAGGTGGAGAACATCCTGCAACGCGTCGAACTCGACGGTGATCAGGAGTTTTCTTCGCTTTCAGGCGGCAACAAGCGTCGCGCCCTACTCGCACGTGCATTGATCAAGCAACCGCACATCCTATTACTGGATGAGCCGACCAATCACCTCGATATCCCCGGCATCCGCTGGCTGGAAGAATTCCTACGCAAGGCCGACATCGCCCTGCTATTCGTCTCACACGACCGTGCTTTTATTCAACGTGTGGCCAATAAAATCTTAGACCTCGATCGCGGACAACTTACACGTTGGGAATGCGATTATAATACTTACCTGTCGCGCAAAGCGGAGCTTCTCGCTGGAGAGGCCAAACAACAAGCCGTCTTCGACAAGAAACTAGCCGAAGAAGAAGTGTGGATTCGCAAAGGTATTCAAGCCCGCCGCACTCGTAATGAGGGCCGCGTTCGATCTCTTAAAAAAATGCGCGAAGAACGTGCCGAGCGTAGAAACATCCAAGGTAAAACCAAATTGGACCTGAGTGATGCTCAATTGTCAGGGCGCAAGGTGATCACCGTCGACGACATCAATTACAAATGGGGGCAAACGCCGCTGATCGAAAATTTCTCGACCACAATCTGGCGGGGCGACAAAATCGGTATCGTCGGTCTCAACGGCTCAGGGAAAACGACTCTTCTCAACCTGTTGCTAAAGAAGCTGGAGCCCAATAGTGGCTCCATCACGCATGGCACAAAACTGGAAGTCGCATACTTCGACCAGCACCGCGATCAACTCGATGATAAGCTAAGCGTTGCTGAAAACGTCCACCCGGCGGGGGAAATGGTCAATATCAACGGTAAACCACGGCACATCCTGTCGTATCTGCAGGACTTTCTATTTACCCCCCAGACGTCACGATCGCCTATCACCAAATTATCCGGTGGTGAACGTGCTCGTCTCTTACTGGCAAAACTCTTTATTCAGCCAGCCAATGTGTTGGTGCTCGACGAGCCGACCAATGACCTCGACATCGAAACAGTCGAGTTATTGGAAGAGCGCCTGCTCGAATACAACGGCACCCTCCTGCTCGTCAGTCACGACCGTAGTTTCCTTGATAATGTGGTCACCAGTACCATTGCCCTGGAAGGCAACGGCTTGATCGAAGAATACGTCGGAGGTTGCGAGGAATGGCTCAAAAAGCAGGAAAGTAACAAAGCCTCCGCGAAAAAGCAGAAGCCCGCGACCACGACCGCGACGGTTAACGAAGCGCCTCCTGCAACAGCCGCGCCGATCCAAAGAAAACTGAGCAATAAAGAACGCGAAGCACTCAAAAAACTGCCTGGGAAAATTGAAAAGCTTGAAGCCGAGCACGCGGCCCTGGCCGAACTCATGGCCACGCCCGAATACTATCAAGATCCTGCGAGCCAACTCGCCGAAGATGCAAAGCGTCTCGAAAAGCTGGAGTCCGACATTTTGCAGGCCTACGAAGCGCTCGAAGCCTTAAGCTGAATATACAAAGATGCCTCAGTCCGGGGTAGCTCAGTCCGCTGCCAGTGAATTGAAGAATTCAGTGTAGCGCTCTATATCGAAATCCTTAGTCTGAAAACCGTTAGCCCCCACTTGAAGTGACTTTTCCAGATCCTGCTCACTATCGGAATTCGTCAACATGACAATGATCGGGATCTCTGTAAAATCGGATACCTTACGTAATTCACTGATTGTCTCAAAGCCATTCATCGACGGCATATTGATATCCATCAGAACCATTGCTGGCACCGGAGAGGTCCCCATCTGGGCGGCCTCCATATACTCCAGAAATGCCGCACCACTGGGAAAGGTGACTAAGGGGTTCTTTAGCTTAGATCGAGCATATACACGCTTGGTTATCGTTAGATCAATGACACTGTCATCGACGACCACAACAGGGTCGACATCATTTAGGCACTTACTGTTAATTATTTGCATTCTATCACTGGCTCTAATAAGTAAAATTTAATATGGAAGTCGCTTTCTGAGGATTCAATCCAAATTCTACCAGAGTGGAAATTTACGATCCGCTTGCAAATCGCCAGACCGATTCCGTGGCCCGAAGCCTGGTGATCTACTTGGCTGAAAATATCGAATGCCTTCGCAGCATCGATCGCATCGATCATCGAGCCCGAATTACGCACGCCTAACACGATATTGCCCGCCGCATCGTCCTCGCAGGTGAAGTGTAGCTTAAACTGCTCGGCCTTCACATGCTTCAATGCGTTTTCGATTAGATTACGATACAGAACGCGAGCCAAACTCTTGTAGATACTTAACTGTGGATGCGGATCAATGCGCAGCTCGATTCCGCGCTCTGTCAAAGGAACTTTAAACTCATCCAAGACCGCTTCTAACACCTCCTCGACCAAGCATTCTTCACGAATTAAGGATGTATCATGGGTGATATCTGCAAACTCACGAAAATCAGCAAGCTGCCCCAGAGCGCTCTCACATTCCCGATGCAATTGCCTTAAAATGTCTTCGGCCTCCTCCGTCGCCCCGTCTCCATATTCCGCTTGATACAGACTCGCCAAGCCGGCAATTCGCTGAATCGGCTCGCGTAAATCATGCGAGGCCACGCGCGCAAAATGCTCTAAGTCACGGTTCATTTCAAAAAGACGATGATTCGCTTGCTGCAAATGACCACGATGCTTCTCGATGGAAAGCTTCATTTCCAGGAAAGTATTAGCCAATACGCCTATTTCATCATTACGATCCGTCGGCAGAGATAAATCGCTCGCCTCATTTAAAGACAAACTTCGAGTCGCCGCGGTAATTCGCTCTAGCGGCTTGGTAATCCATGAAGAAAAACGAACTGCCATCAGCGTAGCAAATAGTGTCAGTGCACACATGGCGATCATAATAGCTGAGTTCGTAAATAGCGAAGAGCGACCAATATCATCATAGGCCCCCACCACTCCAAATGCTAACTCTCTCGGAGGATCGAACACCTGAAATTTGGTAAAATGCACCAGACGACTGGAAACACCGATTCGCGGAGCAGTTTGAAAGGTGGCCGAATCTGTATCTGCCTCATGATATCCCTGCAATTCCGGGAATACATGCTCGCCTTTCATCTCCACACCGAGATCAAAACCGAATGTGTAACTCGCATCCGGATGAAAAAGGAAATATCCATCCTCATTTAATAGATAATACTCATAACGACTACGATCCAGACCGCCACGCAATACTTGTTCGATAAATGGCCTGAAGTCCAAATTAATGATCACGATG
The nucleotide sequence above comes from Coraliomargarita algicola. Encoded proteins:
- a CDS encoding response regulator: MQIINSKCLNDVDPVVVVDDSVIDLTITKRVYARSKLKNPLVTFPSGAAFLEYMEAAQMGTSPVPAMVLMDINMPSMNGFETISELRKVSDFTEIPIIVMLTNSDSEQDLEKSLQVGANGFQTKDFDIERYTEFFNSLAAD
- a CDS encoding sensor histidine kinase; the protein is MRISSKLRWFIFSLIIFTSLSIALIGYLGNSMTISDFQAETLKKRSLLEVDRLQLAFEELNHDIRFIASLPAIQRLANLDANNAEAETIEREDLGDIFEQMLHAKPSYSQIRLIRDRDLGMEYVRVDRRDGKVVRALDQHLQAKANRDYFVEARQKQKGEIYYSKINLNRENGVVEYPSRPVLRVAMPIYDFADVFYGIVIINLDFRPFIEQVLRGGLDRSRYEYYLLNEDGYFLFHPDASYTFGFDLGVEMKGEHVFPELQGYHEADTDSATFQTAPRIGVSSRLVHFTKFQVFDPPRELAFGVVGAYDDIGRSSLFTNSAIMIAMCALTLFATLMAVRFSSWITKPLERITAATRSLSLNEASDLSLPTDRNDEIGVLANTFLEMKLSIEKHRGHLQQANHRLFEMNRDLEHFARVASHDLREPIQRIAGLASLYQAEYGDGATEEAEDILRQLHRECESALGQLADFREFADITHDTSLIREECLVEEVLEAVLDEFKVPLTERGIELRIDPHPQLSIYKSLARVLYRNLIENALKHVKAEQFKLHFTCEDDAAGNIVLGVRNSGSMIDAIDAAKAFDIFSQVDHQASGHGIGLAICKRIVNFHSGRIWIESSESDFHIKFYLLEPVIECK
- a CDS encoding ATP-binding cassette domain-containing protein, coding for MLLSYRNLTVSFGGPKLLDNAGLTIDKRERICLLGRNGEGKSTLLRILNSEIEQDQGEIEAIPGLRIGKLDQEVPAALEGTVFEIVAQGLGEAAQTIAKYHHLLHEIGEHPDDESIGEQLDEVQHQLDQTDGWAIEHKVENILQRVELDGDQEFSSLSGGNKRRALLARALIKQPHILLLDEPTNHLDIPGIRWLEEFLRKADIALLFVSHDRAFIQRVANKILDLDRGQLTRWECDYNTYLSRKAELLAGEAKQQAVFDKKLAEEEVWIRKGIQARRTRNEGRVRSLKKMREERAERRNIQGKTKLDLSDAQLSGRKVITVDDINYKWGQTPLIENFSTTIWRGDKIGIVGLNGSGKTTLLNLLLKKLEPNSGSITHGTKLEVAYFDQHRDQLDDKLSVAENVHPAGEMVNINGKPRHILSYLQDFLFTPQTSRSPITKLSGGERARLLLAKLFIQPANVLVLDEPTNDLDIETVELLEERLLEYNGTLLLVSHDRSFLDNVVTSTIALEGNGLIEEYVGGCEEWLKKQESNKASAKKQKPATTTATVNEAPPATAAPIQRKLSNKEREALKKLPGKIEKLEAEHAALAELMATPEYYQDPASQLAEDAKRLEKLESDILQAYEALEALS
- the pyrF gene encoding orotidine-5'-phosphate decarboxylase, giving the protein MSKSAPCQLILALDLETREEALAMLDRLGDSLKWVKIGLQLFTAYGPDFVREIADRGYKVFLDLKLHDIPNTVAKAVQSIAALPVELLTLHACGGGEMLEWANRARADYAPNLNLLAVTVLTSMNEAQLRALNVNNTPEEQVLHLADITLKSGVQGLVCSSLELAPLRARFGNDPIIVTPGIRPAGSAADEQKRIMTPAAAAAAGSSYIVVGRPILKASDPAAAARSIQADLV
- a CDS encoding IspD/TarI family cytidylyltransferase, yielding MVTAILLAAGSGHRMQGQVEDKILTRLNGKPAFYYSLQAFMQAGVVDEYLVVYRDEAQKAQLTEIIQQYGLQQLKINGVAGGRERQDSVIHALNVVSDKCEYVFIHDCARPCVTSQSIKSLHQTVVRDKAACLAHPVVDTIKRIPQANEIEKIELEDLERNRLWAMETPQAFHFISILKAYQKLCQEKLSITDDTAAAQLVGLKTTLVANAVPNPKLTTPGDIAYIEHLLASHSIPNT